The Breoghania sp. genome has a segment encoding these proteins:
- the fdh3B gene encoding formate dehydrogenase FDH3 subunit beta: MARMKFLCDAERCIECNACVTACKNENEVPWGVNRRRVVTIQDGKPGERSISVACMHCSDAPCMAVCPVDCFYQTEEGVVLHSKDLCIGCGYCFYACPFGAPQYPQAGNYGSRGKMDKCTFCGGGPEKDNSAAEFQKYGSNRLAEGKLPLCAEMCSTKALLAGDGNVVSQIYRERIVARGFGSGAWGWGTAYEKKAGSL, from the coding sequence ATGGCACGAATGAAATTCCTGTGTGACGCCGAACGCTGCATCGAGTGCAACGCCTGCGTCACGGCCTGCAAGAACGAGAACGAGGTTCCCTGGGGCGTGAACCGCCGACGGGTCGTCACCATTCAGGACGGCAAGCCCGGCGAGCGCTCGATCTCGGTGGCCTGCATGCACTGCTCGGATGCGCCCTGCATGGCGGTGTGTCCGGTGGACTGCTTCTACCAGACCGAGGAAGGGGTGGTTCTCCACTCCAAGGACCTCTGCATCGGTTGTGGTTACTGCTTCTACGCCTGTCCCTTCGGAGCGCCGCAATATCCGCAGGCTGGTAATTACGGCTCGCGCGGCAAGATGGACAAGTGCACCTTCTGCGGTGGTGGTCCGGAGAAAGACAATTCCGCGGCCGAGTTCCAGAAATACGGGAGCAACCGTCTGGCGGAAGGCAAGCTGCCGCTTTGTGCGGAAATGTGTTCCACCAAGGCGCTTCTGGCCGGTGACGGTAACGTGGTTTCCCAGATCTATCGCGAGCGTATTGTCGCCCGCGGTTTCGGCTCCGGCGCTTGGGGCTGGGGGACGGCCTACGAGAAAAAGGCGGGCTCGCTTTAA